The sequence below is a genomic window from Cobetia sp. cqz5-12.
CGGAATGCGCAGCAGCGCTTCGGCCAGGCACATCAGCAGCACGCCTTCCTGGGTGTCGAGGCTGTACTGCTGCAGCAGCTCGTCGATGGAATCGACGGCGGTATCCATGGTGCGAATCTCGCGCACCAGCTCGGCCGTCTTGTCGCCGATGCGCCTGGCATCCTTGTCTTCGGCGTTCAGCAGCCCGACCAGCTCGCTGACGTAGGCGCTTTCATCGACCAGGTAGTGGTCGCTGACGCGCGCGAACAGCGCCTCCGGAGACTGCTGCCAGGTGCTGGCGGCCAGCATCTGGTCACTGCGCAGGATGTTGTCCTTGAGCACATTGCCCTTGAGCACCCCTTGCTTGCCGTTTGTCGAGGACTGGGGGGACGTGGCTGTGGACGTGGCCGAGGCGATCGCGGCATTCACTGCACTGGACTGATCGGAGGGAGTGGAGGTGGTCATGGTGCGAACCCCTTGCTGCTGGGCGTCGAAGCGCCGAATGGGATTGCCGAGTCACAGCGCCGGGAGTGATGCAGAACGCATCAGAAAGCGCGACAGCGGCACGTCTGGATGTATGACTGAGAATGTAGGGTGGCGCAGGGGGGCGGGTCTTTCCAATTTCTCGGCTGCGCATGTCAAATTCACGGGCATGTCAGAAAAGTGACACGCTTCTCCGACCTTTGTCGAAGGCTGTGCCGCGAAATGACGCGATCTTGTTATACCAAGGTCGCAGAGGGTTGAAGGTGAATTGGCTTGCAGCAGACGGTGGGAGCGTCGTTGAACGGCGTGCGCCTCCCAAGGGGCGTACCTCTAAAAGGGATGTACTTCTAAAAGGTATGTCCTTCTAAAAAGGACATGCTTCCTCGAGAGGAGCATTTTTTGAGAGGGGCGTTTTGGAGAGGGTCGTTCTGGAGAGGGCTGTATTGGAGAGAGCGTTCAAAAGAGCGGCGTGTCAGAAACAAGGACGTGCAAGAGAGAAGCGAAAGCAATGGCTGGAACGCGGTTAGGCACGCGATCATCACCAGCTCCTGCCAACTCGATCAGGACTTGCGCAGTGCCGAAGGCGGGAAGCCGAGATGCTTGCGGAAGGCGTGGGAAAGGGCGCTCTGGTTGGCAAAGCCGCAGCGATCCGCGATCTGGGACAGGGAAAGCTCGCTGGTGCCCAGCAGATGGCGTGCCTCTTCCAGCCGACGGCGCAGCAGATACTGATAGGGCGAAAGGCCGGTCAGGACGCGGAAGCGCTCGCTGAAATGCTGCTCGGAGAGATGCGACTGGCGGGCAAGATCCGCCACGCTCAGGCGCTGGCCGAGATTGGCGTCGATGAAGCGGTTGAGCGCGACCAGATCCAGCTGACGGCCACTGGTGCTCAGCGCGCTCATCGGCTCTTCGATGCGGGTGTTCAGGCAGGCGAGGAAGGTGGCGGCGAGCAGATCACCCGGTGCCTGCTGGTAATCGTTGACTTCCGCGAGCATGAATTCGAGATAGCCGCGCAGGCGAGTGTCCAGCGTGAAGAAGCGCGGACGTTCGAACAGACGCTTGAGCTCGCGGTGATGGCCGGTCAGGTAGGGCGCATCATCGGGCAGGTCGAGAATCAGCTGGCGGTTCTCGCCGATGCCCGCGTAGTAATGGACATGATCGGCCGGCACGATGCAGCCGGTCAGCGGGCGAATCTCGCCGCCCTGGCCCTCGATCTCGAATTCGGCCAGGCCATCGAGGCCGATCACCAATTGGTGATAGCTGTGATCATGGTGCTCACGCAGGTTAGAGAGCGGGATCAGGCGCATCTCGCTGGCGGCCATCAGGCGCGAGTCTCCGCGACACCGGTGCGGGCACGCAGATGGCCCAGCAGCACGTTGAGCTCATCACGACCGGCGCGCGAGAACAGCGCACCGCCCTGGGCCAGCTGCCACGGCCTGGCATGGTTGTCGAAGATGCCCTGGCAGCGGCGACGCAGACTCTCCAGATACTCATCATGGCGAATCGGGTAGCCGATCACGCTGTGCCACTCGTTCTCGTTGATCTCGCCGCTGATCGCCTGGTCCAGTACGCGGGCGATATCGCTGTAGTCGGTACGAAAGCGCGGCGTACGCGACATCATCAGCATGGCCACGGTGCCGACGGTGACGATCAGGCAGACCACGAAGGTGATGATGAAGATGGACATGAGCGAACCTTGTGCGGACGTAACCGGAAATAGTGTCGTAGAGCACCATTCTACCACGCTGCACGGCCAGTATCGTCAGTGCGACAGGCGCGTCATGTTCTGTCTGTCAGAACGTTATGGCATGATTCAAGTCCATTGAGGCGGCATGGCGCACCTCGCCTGCCGGCCTCGTTCTTCACCTGCCGTGGGAGTCCCGCCGCATGGCCAATCAACGTGTGGAAGCGGTCGAGCGTGCGTTGACGCTGCTGGAAGCCTTTACCCCCGCGACGCCTCGCCTGACGCTCAATGAGCTGGCGCAGGCCAGTGGTTTCTACAAGAGCACGATCCTGCGGCTGATGGGTTCGCTTGAGCACTTCGGCTATGTGGCGCGTGACAGCCACGGCATCTATTCCATCGGCGCGGCGCTGGGGCGTTTTGCCCAACTGGCACCGGCGTTGCCGGCCCGCGAGGCTCAGCTGCGCGGCTGGTTGGCGGCGCTGAATGCTGCCAGTGGCGAGACGGCCAGCCTGATGCTGGTCGAGCATGGCCCCCAGGCCGAGGCGCGACCGGTGGAGGGCGTGACACGCCCGCGTCAGGCGATGTGCCAGTACGCGCATGTCAGCCAGTGGCCGCTGCGTCATCAGCTGGAGGAAGGCGAGCTGGTCGATGAGGCGCTGTCCGCCTTGCTGCAGCAGTGTGTCGACAGTGGCGAGATCGAGACCGGCGAAGCCGCCGGCCTGTCGGTAGCCGCGCTGGCGGTCAGCGTCGCCCAGCATCACGACGAGGGGCTGGCACCGGCGGAAGTCATCGTGCTCAGTGGCCCGACGGCGCGCCTGACGCCTGCCCAGGCCCACCACCTGCTCACGCAGTGGCAGCAGGGCGACTGACTAGGCGACTCGCCAGTGACACGTTGTGGGAAGCTCTGAAATGACGACGCCCCCGTCGGGAAACCGGCGGGGGCGTCGTGTCTTGCGGGTCGCTTGCCATGCAAGCGCCTGGATCAGGCGTCAGTGGCAGCCTTGGCGGCACTCATGCGGCGACGCAGGATGGGGCCGACGATCACCGGCAGCAGCAGACCGGCGATGGCGATGCACCACAGGGTCACGGCTAGCGGGCTGCCGATCAGGATGGTCCAGTCGCCGTCGGACAGCTGCATGGCGTGACGCAGGTTCTTCTCCATCTCCGGCCCCAGCAGCATGCCGAGAATGACAGGCACCAGCGGGATATCCAGCTTGCGCAGGAAGTAGCCGGCGACCCCGAAGGCGACCATGAAGTACAGGTCGAAGGTCGAGTGGCTGATGGAGTAGATGCCCACGAAGGCGACCATGGTCACCACCGGCAGCAGGTACTTGGGCGGCACGGACAGCAGCTTGACGAAGATGCCGACCATCGGGATGTTCATCAGCAGCAGGATGACGTTACCGATCAGCAGCGCCGCGATCACGCCCCACACGATGTCGCCGTGCTGGGTGAACATCAGCGGGCCCGGGGTGATGTTGAGCGAGATCAGCATCGCCAGCAGTACCGCCGTGGTACCGGAGCCCGGCACGCCCAGCGTCAGCATCGGCACCAGCGCGCCAGAGGCGGCACCGTTGTTGCCGGCTTCCGGGGCGGCCACGCCGCGCGGGTCACCTTCACCGAAGTTGCCCTTCTTGCCGACGACCTTCTTCTCCAGGGTATAGCTGATGAAGCTGCCCAGCGACGCACCGGCACCCGGCAGTACGCCGGAAATGAAGCCCAGCACGCCACCGCGGAAGGAGGTCGGTAGGATGGCGACGATATCCTTCAGCTTCAGGGTCATCTTGTTCATGGCGATCATCGGCTTGCCTTCACCGGCATGCTGCTCGATGAAGAACAGCAGCTCCGAGATGGCGAACAGACCGACGATGGCGATGATGAAGTCGATGCCCTCGAACAGCTCCAGCACATCGAAGGTGTAGCGCTGGGTGCCGGTAGAGGCATCGATGCCGACCGTGGCGATCATCAGGCCGATGGCGGCTGCCATGATGGTCTTGACCGGATTCTTGCCGGTGATGCCGCCCAGGGTCGCGAAGGCCAGCACGAACAGCGCGAAGTATTCCGCCGGACCGAAGGTCAGCGCGAAGCTGGCCAGCCACGGCGCCATCACGATCAGGCCGATGGTGGCGATCAGGCTGCCGATGAAGGAGGCGATCGCCGAGATGGCCATCGCTTCGGCGGCCTTGCCTTTCTGGGCCATCGGATAGCCATCGAGACAGGTCATCATCGCCGGCTCATCGCCCGGGATGTTGAGCAGGATCGAGGAGATGCGCCCGCCGTACATGGCGCCGGCGTAGACCGAGGTCAGCAGGATCAGCGAGGTTTCCGGGCTCAGGCCCAGGGTGAAGGCCAGCGGAATCAGGATGGCCACACCATTGGCCGGGCCCAGGCCCGGCAGCGCGCCGATCAGGGTGCCCAGGAAGGCCCCCAGCACGGCGAACATCAGATTCTCTGGCTGCAGGGCGATGCCGAAGCCCTGCATCAAGAAGCCAAGACTTTCCATTACGCCACCTCCAGGATGCCCAGCGGCAGTGGTAGCTCAAGCACGAAGTTGAACAGGGCGAAGACGACGATGCCGCCGATCAGGCCTGTCACGTAAGCGCGAACCGGCTTGGAGCCCATGCGCCAGCACAGGGTGCCGACAGCGAGGGTGGTCGTGACGGTGAAGCCCAGCGGCTCAAGCAGTGCGGTATAGAGGCACAGGATGACGATGGCCAGCACCATCTCGGCGCCGGTGCGGCTCCACGGCCATTGCTGGTCCGGGTCGGGGCGCATGATCAGATACAGGCTGCTCAGCGCCAGCACGATCGAGAGTACCGTGGGGAAGGTTTCGGGCCCGATGGACTCGGCCCCGCCGAAGGGTTCGGGGAACTGCTGGGCACCCCAGCCGTACGCGACGGCCAGGGTGAGCATCAGCAGACCAAAGATGCGGTCATTCATCAGCGAATCAGCCCAATGTCCTTGGAGAGCGTCTGGATGTCCTTGATCTGCGCCTTCACGAAGGCATCAAACTCGGCACCCGATTTGTGGAACGGCATCAGGCCGCTCTTGGTCATCACGTCTTTCCATTCTTCGCTTTCATAGACGCTGTCCAGCGTGGTGGTCCAGTACTGCTCGGCATCGTCGCTGACGCCGGCCGGGATGTAGAAGCCGCGCCAGTTGGGGGCGACGGCATCGATGCCCTGTTCGCGAGCGGTCGGCACGTCAGCCAGCTTGCCCGGCAGGCGCTCTTCTGAGAGCACGGCCAGCACCTTCAGGTCGCCGGATTCCATGAAGCCCTGAATCTCGGAGATATCACCGGTGAAGGCCTGCACGTGGCCGCCGACGACCTGGGTGATGGCTTCGCCGCCGTTGTTGTAGGACAGGTAGGAGACCTTGGGCAGGTTCTCGACATCGGCTGCCTGGGCGGCGATCAGCACCTTGAGGTGATCCCAGCCACCTGCGGCACTGCCGCCGGCGAACTTGACGGATTTCGGGTCTTTCTTCAGCGCGTCCATCACCTCGCTCAAGGTGTTGTACGGCGAATCCTTGGAGACGGCGATGGCGCCGTAGTCCGCGCCCAGTGCGCCGATCCACTCGACCTGGTCCTGATTCATGCCCGGGAACTGGCCCTGGGCCAGACGGGTGGTGGTCGCGGTGGAGGCGGCCACCAGCAGCTGTTCGTCACCGGCGCGCTTGGAGACGGTGTGCGCGAAGGCGACGCCGCCACCGGCACCGGCCATGTTGATGGTCTGCACGTTGCCCGGCACGAAATCGAGTTCAGACAGGATCTTGCCGACGCTGCGGCAGGTGAAGTCCCAACCGCCGCCCGGGTCAGCCGGGGCGATGCAGTCAACCTTGCCTTTCGGTTCGAAGGCGAAGGCCTGGGCGGACATGGCGGTGACCACCGCAGCTGTCAGGAGTTTGAGTGTCATATGACGTGTCATGGCGACCTCTAGTGTTATTGGATTGTGGTAGCGGCACATGTCGTGGGTCAGGCGCTGGCAGCGGTTGAGCGAGAAGCTCGCCCTGCAGCCGCGAACCTGACAGCAACCTTACAATTCTGTAAGGCGGAACTTTGTTCTGTATGGTGAAATTAGACTGCCCCCTGATGGCTCGCAAGATACCCATTCGTCGCACCGACCTTGGTCGAAAGGGGTGTTTGCGCACCTTTGCGGTGCATTTTTGTGAATGATCCGCCTGGATATCGTGTCGGAATCTGGCGGTGTCCAGCGCTCTCCTGCTCCTGTTTCGCTCCTCTCTTGCTCCTGTTTTGCTCCTGTTTCGCTGCGTTCTTGCTCCTGATTCGCTCCGCTCCTGTTTCTCTCTCGCTTGTCTTTCATGCCTCCCTCGCTCCTCTCCCATCAGGCCCGAGCGAGGCGCTTGCGCTAGCCGCGTGAGCTGTTCGTCCATGGGGCCATGGCTTGCCTGTCGTGTTTGAAACGTTATACGGCGTTGCAGCAGAAGCGTGGCCCTCGGGCTTTGGTCTAGCGTGTAGCCGGTGGCCAGACTGCGTGCTGACCGGGTGCCATCGGCAATCGTGCAAGGGGACAGGGGAGGGGAGAAGACTCATGGCCAAGGTGTTGGGCAGCGTGTGGGCGTTGTTGCTGGGTATCGTGCTGATCATGCTCGGCAATGGCATGCACTTCACGCTGATCGGTCTGCGCGGCGGCATCGAGGGCTTCTCCTCGGCGGAGCTGGCGATCGTCACCTCAGGCTACTTCGTGGGCTTTCTCTCCGGTGCGCGCTATACACCGGTGCTGATCCAGCGGGTCGGGCATGTACGGGTGTTCGCGGCGCTGGGCAGCTTCATCTCGGCGGCCTTGATCGCCTTGCCACTGCTGACCGAGCCCTGGGCCTGGACCCTGCTGCGCTTGCTGATCGGCTTCTGCATGTCGGGCATCTATGTCACGGCGGAAAGCTGGCTGAATGCGGCTGCCAGCAACGAGACGCGCGGCAAGGTGCTATCGGCCTACATGATGGCGCAGACGCTGGGCATCATCGGTGCTCAGGGCCTGTTGACACTGGGCGATGCCGCGACGCCGGTGCTGTTCATCTGTGCCTCCATTCTGGTATCGATCTCCTTCGGGCCAATTCTGCTGTCGGCGGCCGTGGCACCGGCGGTCGAGGTGTCGCGGGCCATGTCGTTTTCGAAACTGTTCAAGGCCTCTCCGCTGGGCGCCATCGGCATCTTCCTGCTTGGCAGTGTCTATGCGACCCAGTCGGGGATGGGCGCGGTATTCGGCACCCAGGTGGGCCTGTCGGGCTCACATATCGCCCTGTTCATCGCCATGCTGTTCGCCGGTGCACTGGTGTTGCAGACCCCGATCGGCTGGCTGTCGGACCGCATGGACCGCCGCGTGCTCATCTGCGGCCTGTCCGCCGCCGGGGCAGGTTCGTGTCTGTTCGGCTGGATGGCGGGCGATGCGCTGTGGCCGTTGATCGCCTCGGCCTTCTTTGCCGGTGGCGTGACCACACCGCTGTATGCGTTGCTGCTGGCCTTCACCAATGATTCGCTGTCGGCCGAGGAGATGCCGGGTGCCTCAGGCGGGCTGGTGTTCGCCTTCGGGCTGGGCGCCATCGTCGGGCCGCTGGCGGCAGGTGGCGCGATGGAGGTGATGGACCCCTACGCCTTCTGGCTGGTGCTGGCGACCACCTTCGTGGCCATCTCGCTGTATGCGCTCTATCAGATCACCCAGCGCGAGATGGTGCCGGTCGAGGAGACCGACAGTTACCTCAACATCCTGCCGACGGCATCACCGATGGCGGTCGAGGTGGCGGTGGAGTGGGCGCATGAGCACGCCGAGGATGAGCAGCTGGCTGCCGAGGCAGCCGAGGCGGCGGCTCAGGAAGAAGCCTTCGAGGTCGCGCTGGAAGAAGCCTTCGAGGAGGCCCTGGAAGAGGCGCTGGAGGAGGCATTCGAGGCCAACGTCGCACCGCTGGAGGAGGCGGAGCTGGTGGCGTCGGACCACGAGTACGTAGCAGAGCCGCTGCTCGAGGCTGACGCAGATACGGAAATCGCGTTCGAGACGGAGCGGTTATCCGAGCTGTTGCCGGAAGTGGGAATGGGTCAGGGGACAGAGCCGGCAACAGCAACCAAGCCTTGCTCTGAGACAGGTTCTGAGACAGATTCCGGCGCTGAGACAGGCTCGGACTCGGAGTCGCATGTAGAGCGCGATCAGGCAACGCCCTATCAGTTCGACCCCGACCATCAGCCGCCCAAGGGGCCGTGGCCCTCCATGCCCTGAGGTCTGTGGGGAAAGCCAGTCAGTCGCGAAGACGCCACCCCGGATAACGGGGTGGCGTCTTGCTTTCGGCAGTCGTGAGCTCTGCCAGGCGAGTGCGTACTGGCTCTCAGTGCCCTGGGGCTGTGCCTCAATGCCTTATTGCAGGCCCAGCTCCTGCGACAGCTGCTCCACATCGCTGACCTGCTGGGTGATGAAGCGATCCAACGCCTTGCCGGACTTGTGGAACGGCATCAGGCCGTTGTCCTGCATCACCTGCTGCCACTCGGGCGCCTCGGCCATGCGGTTGAGGGTCTGCTCCCACCAGTCGAAGGCGGCATCCGATGCGCCGCCCGGCAGGTAGAAGCCGCGCCAGTTGGGTGCGACCACATCGATCCCCTGCTCACGCGCGGTGGGAATGTCGCTGTACTGGCCGGGCAGACGCTCTTCACTGAACACTGCCAGCAGGCGCAGATGGCCGGATTCGACGAAGCCGCGGGCCTCGGTCATGTCGCCGGTGAAGGCCTCCAGGTGGCCACCCATCACCTGGGTGATGGCGACGGAGCCTGAGTCGTAGGCGAGGTACGGCAGGGCGCGCAGATTGTCGATGCCCGCTTCACGCGCCGCCATCAGCACCTTGAGGTGATCGAAGCCACCCGCGACATCGCCACCGGCGAAGCGCACCGCCTTGGGGTCTTCCTGCATGGCGGCCAGCAGCTCGTTCAGCGAGTGATAGGGCGAGTCCTCGGCCACGGCAATCACGCCGTAGTCGGCGCCGAGGGTCATCAGCCAACGTACGTCGTCGACCTTGCCGTCCTGATAGGCATGCTGGCCCAGGCGGGTGGTGGTCGCACTCGAGGCAGCGACGATGACCTGCTCATCGTCATGGCGCTTGGACTTCACATGTGCGAAGGCGACGCCACCGCTGGCACCGGGCACGTTCAGCGTCTGCATGCCGGCGGGAATGAGGTTCTGCTCATCCAGCAGACGGGCCACGCTGCGACAGGTGAAATCCCAGCCACCGCCGGGCTTGGCGGGTGCGATGCACTCCGTCTTGCCCTGCGGGGCGAAGTCGGTCTGTTCGTTCTGCACCTCTTGGGCGGCGTTGGCGCTCAAGGGCGCCAGCAGGCCAATGCTGAGCAGCAGGGCAGCGGGCAAGGCGCCAGTACGCTGTCGAGATTGCTTGCGGCGTGAGAAGGGGGGGCGGGCTGAGGATGTAGCGTGCATGGCAGTCGTGTCCTTGGTGTTCAGCGTCGATCGTTATGGTTATGTCAGTCAGCGCGGCATGGCGCTTGGCGTTGCTGGCTGTCGCACGCTCATGACTGTTGTGGTGAACCTGTGTCATGGCCTTGTGTCATGGCCTTGTGTCATGGCCTTGTGTCATGGCCTTGTGTCGTCAGCTTGCGAGAGTGCGAATGAACGAAAATAGCCTATTTTGGCGAGTCGCGGAAAGGCGCAGCAGGCAGGCAGTGCGCAGAGAAATCGCATTTCCCGCGCCGTCACTCCTCAAGGTGGTCTCGGGATTGCTAGAATTGCGCCATCAGGCTGTGGTGAGCGCTCCGCGATCTTCCAGCCGCCGCCTTTCATTGAGGAGACGGGCCATGACCCTTACCCCGCGCATGCACGACTTTCTCGCCCGCCTGCCCAAGGTGGAGCTGCACCTGCACATCGAGGGCTCGCTGACGCCGGCCTTGATGTTCGAGCTGGCGGCGGAGCAGGGCATCACATTGCCCTACGCCACCCTGGAGGAGGTCGAGGCGGCCTATGACTTCGCGGACCTGCCCGCCTTCCTCGCGCTCTATTACCAGGGCATGGGCGTCTTGAATGACGAGTCACATTTCTACCGCCTGGCGCAGGACTACTTCCGCCGTGCGAGCGCCGATGGCGTCAAGCATCTGGAGCTGTTCTTCGATCCGCAGGCGCATCTGGCGCGTGGCGTGAGTCTGGAAACCCAGTTCGCGGGGCTGGAGCGCGCCTGTCGTGAGGCGGTGAAGGAATTCGACATCACCTCGGCCCTGGTGCCGAGCTTCCTGCGCTGTCATTCCGCGGAATCTGCTCGCGAGCTGTTCGAGGCGCTGATTCCCTTCGAGTCGCGCTTCGTGGGCGTCGGCCTGGACAGCGCCGAGATCGGCAATCCGCCGGAGAAATTCACTGAGGTCTTCACGCTTGCAGGAGAGCGTGGCTGGCACCGTGTCGCGCACGCAGGCGAAGAGGGGCCGGCTGCGTACATTCGCACGGCGCTTGAGGTGCTGGGCGTGGAGCGTATCGACCACGGTGTGCGCTGCCTGGAAGATGCCGCCCTGGTCGCGGAGCTGGCTGAGCGGCGTATCCCGCTGACGGTGTGCCCGCTCTCCAATGTCGCGCTCAAGGTGGTGGAGCGCATGGACGACCACCCGCTGCCGAAGCTGATCGAGGCGGGCCTCAACATCACTCTCAACTCGGATGACCCTGCCTATTTCGGCGGCGGCATGCTCGACAACTTCATCGCCGTGCAGCAGGCGCTGGATCTCAGCGAGAGGCAGTGGCTCACCCTGTGCCGCAACGCCATCGACGCCGCCTTCCCGCAGCGCGCCGAAGGCCTCGGCATGAGTGACGCCCGCCGTGGCGTGCTGCTGGCGCAACTCGATAGCTGCGCAGCCTGAGAATTATCACTGGCGCTTGAATACTGAATGCAATCAACGGCTTGGCCCGCAACATCGCCTGCGCGACGCGCCTTGTGGCAACCGCTCCATCAGATGTTGCTTGACCGCGCTAAGTCGTTGAGTACAATGCAGTTCTGCGTGCGCAATGCACCGCCCTGCGGGTGTAGCTCAATGGTAGAGCAGAAGCTTCCCAAGCTTAAGACGAGGGTTCGATTCCCTTCACCCGCTCCAATAGGGCATTTCCTGATGTTCTAAATTGATTCTAACCTCCTGATTTTGCTATCAAATAGCAGTCGGGAGGTTTTTCGTTGTGCGTCCATATATCCCTGTAGGTCGATCATTCCTGTATGTTGTCG
It includes:
- a CDS encoding AraC family transcriptional regulator → MAASEMRLIPLSNLREHHDHSYHQLVIGLDGLAEFEIEGQGGEIRPLTGCIVPADHVHYYAGIGENRQLILDLPDDAPYLTGHHRELKRLFERPRFFTLDTRLRGYLEFMLAEVNDYQQAPGDLLAATFLACLNTRIEEPMSALSTSGRQLDLVALNRFIDANLGQRLSVADLARQSHLSEQHFSERFRVLTGLSPYQYLLRRRLEEARHLLGTSELSLSQIADRCGFANQSALSHAFRKHLGFPPSALRKS
- a CDS encoding helix-turn-helix domain-containing protein — its product is MANQRVEAVERALTLLEAFTPATPRLTLNELAQASGFYKSTILRLMGSLEHFGYVARDSHGIYSIGAALGRFAQLAPALPAREAQLRGWLAALNAASGETASLMLVEHGPQAEARPVEGVTRPRQAMCQYAHVSQWPLRHQLEEGELVDEALSALLQQCVDSGEIETGEAAGLSVAALAVSVAQHHDEGLAPAEVIVLSGPTARLTPAQAHHLLTQWQQGD
- a CDS encoding tripartite tricarboxylate transporter permease, whose protein sequence is MESLGFLMQGFGIALQPENLMFAVLGAFLGTLIGALPGLGPANGVAILIPLAFTLGLSPETSLILLTSVYAGAMYGGRISSILLNIPGDEPAMMTCLDGYPMAQKGKAAEAMAISAIASFIGSLIATIGLIVMAPWLASFALTFGPAEYFALFVLAFATLGGITGKNPVKTIMAAAIGLMIATVGIDASTGTQRYTFDVLELFEGIDFIIAIVGLFAISELLFFIEQHAGEGKPMIAMNKMTLKLKDIVAILPTSFRGGVLGFISGVLPGAGASLGSFISYTLEKKVVGKKGNFGEGDPRGVAAPEAGNNGAASGALVPMLTLGVPGSGTTAVLLAMLISLNITPGPLMFTQHGDIVWGVIAALLIGNVILLLMNIPMVGIFVKLLSVPPKYLLPVVTMVAFVGIYSISHSTFDLYFMVAFGVAGYFLRKLDIPLVPVILGMLLGPEMEKNLRHAMQLSDGDWTILIGSPLAVTLWCIAIAGLLLPVIVGPILRRRMSAAKAATDA
- a CDS encoding tripartite tricarboxylate transporter TctB family protein yields the protein MNDRIFGLLMLTLAVAYGWGAQQFPEPFGGAESIGPETFPTVLSIVLALSSLYLIMRPDPDQQWPWSRTGAEMVLAIVILCLYTALLEPLGFTVTTTLAVGTLCWRMGSKPVRAYVTGLIGGIVVFALFNFVLELPLPLGILEVA
- a CDS encoding Bug family tripartite tricarboxylate transporter substrate binding protein, which produces MTLKLLTAAVVTAMSAQAFAFEPKGKVDCIAPADPGGGWDFTCRSVGKILSELDFVPGNVQTINMAGAGGGVAFAHTVSKRAGDEQLLVAASTATTTRLAQGQFPGMNQDQVEWIGALGADYGAIAVSKDSPYNTLSEVMDALKKDPKSVKFAGGSAAGGWDHLKVLIAAQAADVENLPKVSYLSYNNGGEAITQVVGGHVQAFTGDISEIQGFMESGDLKVLAVLSEERLPGKLADVPTAREQGIDAVAPNWRGFYIPAGVSDDAEQYWTTTLDSVYESEEWKDVMTKSGLMPFHKSGAEFDAFVKAQIKDIQTLSKDIGLIR
- a CDS encoding MFS transporter, whose amino-acid sequence is MAKVLGSVWALLLGIVLIMLGNGMHFTLIGLRGGIEGFSSAELAIVTSGYFVGFLSGARYTPVLIQRVGHVRVFAALGSFISAALIALPLLTEPWAWTLLRLLIGFCMSGIYVTAESWLNAAASNETRGKVLSAYMMAQTLGIIGAQGLLTLGDAATPVLFICASILVSISFGPILLSAAVAPAVEVSRAMSFSKLFKASPLGAIGIFLLGSVYATQSGMGAVFGTQVGLSGSHIALFIAMLFAGALVLQTPIGWLSDRMDRRVLICGLSAAGAGSCLFGWMAGDALWPLIASAFFAGGVTTPLYALLLAFTNDSLSAEEMPGASGGLVFAFGLGAIVGPLAAGGAMEVMDPYAFWLVLATTFVAISLYALYQITQREMVPVEETDSYLNILPTASPMAVEVAVEWAHEHAEDEQLAAEAAEAAAQEEAFEVALEEAFEEALEEALEEAFEANVAPLEEAELVASDHEYVAEPLLEADADTEIAFETERLSELLPEVGMGQGTEPATATKPCSETGSETDSGAETGSDSESHVERDQATPYQFDPDHQPPKGPWPSMP
- a CDS encoding Bug family tripartite tricarboxylate transporter substrate binding protein: MHATSSARPPFSRRKQSRQRTGALPAALLLSIGLLAPLSANAAQEVQNEQTDFAPQGKTECIAPAKPGGGWDFTCRSVARLLDEQNLIPAGMQTLNVPGASGGVAFAHVKSKRHDDEQVIVAASSATTTRLGQHAYQDGKVDDVRWLMTLGADYGVIAVAEDSPYHSLNELLAAMQEDPKAVRFAGGDVAGGFDHLKVLMAAREAGIDNLRALPYLAYDSGSVAITQVMGGHLEAFTGDMTEARGFVESGHLRLLAVFSEERLPGQYSDIPTAREQGIDVVAPNWRGFYLPGGASDAAFDWWEQTLNRMAEAPEWQQVMQDNGLMPFHKSGKALDRFITQQVSDVEQLSQELGLQ
- a CDS encoding adenosine deaminase, which encodes MHDFLARLPKVELHLHIEGSLTPALMFELAAEQGITLPYATLEEVEAAYDFADLPAFLALYYQGMGVLNDESHFYRLAQDYFRRASADGVKHLELFFDPQAHLARGVSLETQFAGLERACREAVKEFDITSALVPSFLRCHSAESARELFEALIPFESRFVGVGLDSAEIGNPPEKFTEVFTLAGERGWHRVAHAGEEGPAAYIRTALEVLGVERIDHGVRCLEDAALVAELAERRIPLTVCPLSNVALKVVERMDDHPLPKLIEAGLNITLNSDDPAYFGGGMLDNFIAVQQALDLSERQWLTLCRNAIDAAFPQRAEGLGMSDARRGVLLAQLDSCAA